The following is a genomic window from Onthophagus taurus isolate NC chromosome 1, IU_Otau_3.0, whole genome shotgun sequence.
TTCTAACTTCGTAAGTTTTGcaacaaataaatatcatGTTACACTTCTcctttgtttcaaattttgctTACGTTTATGCATACGGACCTGAAATGCATTTCTGAGAATTTCATtataaaagctttttctttGTTCAAATTGTCAGACCACAAAGTTGCAAAATATAAAGAAGGAATTAGGTacgaacaaaaaaattaataaattgttttaatttttgttaattgtcaACAGTCGAATTATTAATTGCTTATCATCgaattgtaaattatttaaccGCTGTATTGTGCCACAAAATTTCggttcaaataaaattaaagttaaagaaaaacttgtTTAATTGCCGAAAGGTGACACCGAAAACCCTCAACagttataataacaaaaattgatcgGTATTCTATAAACTAAAATTTGATTTCCTTAAACAAAAACTACAGCAATTGTTGATATTCTCCATGAAATGAAGGAATTcgtgtatttttattatggtatggttaatttttcttttatatgctaATAACCTAAACCCCCGTTCGTCATTAAAAAAGTCATTCATAGTTATATAAAGGTTAATCAGAGCGGGCACGAGATGTTGAGCCAACATCTCGTGCCCGTTCAACATTCGATTGACACGggtcacatttttgaatttattttagtttttcttatgttagtattattattgttttttctttatttcttttatgaaataaaaagcgttCCGAATCCACACCTCATCATATCCctcaattaataattcatctctgaaatttattattattaccgtAAATTTATCAATCAATTTATATGTAGTTACCTATAGTAGTTCTCATAATTTCTTATTGGATTACAAACGAAATTATGGCTTAATCGATGATTGAAATAATGTATTTCAACGCATACCAGTTAGGTTTGTATCATGCGAGTGTGTGATGAGTTCCTGCCAATTGTAGTGATACCATGAATCCTATAAATACAAGAGTAAATTCCATGGAATTAGTCCTTGAAatcttaaaacttttattttctgtttaaaGCCGTGTGAATTACATCATCCTTCTAGAAACTTCTATTGCACATTTCCCCACTCCCCATAATTTTTCCGGCATATAATTACTTGttcttaataaatcatttagtTTGTCCGCTATTTAACAGCTAGTAGGTTacgcttattattattaattaataacctaTGCGACATATTTAAGTTTGTTTTCCTACGAAATAGATGAGATATTTTCTGATGTGGACGGGAtttctcttttgttttttcgtTGACTTATATAAGACTGTAagttttgtttgattttgtaatttagaTTACTGTTGTTGGTTTTGTTGTAGAGCCGTCAGGCCCTGagaaaaacttaaactaaTATATATAAAGCAGAAATGCATTATAagttagtttttaaaaaagaaaaagaaccGCTTCCAAGTAAAATTTTACCGTTAATTTATGTACTATGCACATCGATTGAGGAAAATGTAAGTAATATTGTAACGATCTTTATATTCTTACCGAATTGtaattactaataataatacatcAGTCTTTTCGATTTACAGCCGCTCATATTAATAACAGATATTGCTGAAATCAACAACAGCAACCTCCATGAAATCGTTCAAAGGGCTGAGGGGGTTGATTCTTACGCTGCTTATAAGTAATTTATAGCTATGaatattaatcataattaattcaatttctaGTTATTCCCTTggaataaatgaataaaacgGTTTTTGTCTTTGCATTTCATTCATcctttaatatcaaaataagttacaaatttattataaataggTTTTAggttttataaacaaagtgagtgttatatttaaattagaattaaatatattaacattatcataaaataaagttaatgatATACATGAATCATGAACAATAcgagttttaaatttttttatcggTGGCAGTGTTCATAATTCCTAAATAGACCacatatattaaattatgatCCATTTCTTCATTAAACATATCCTTATCGCATCCGGAATTGCGCTCAAATCATGGTTTCTATGCGTCCCCAAAACGTTCCAGTTGCATTCCAACCAGCTTTATCAAAGATAGTACCAATTCCCACggtatttttattgttattttacttagtttttaatttttatgatctGATACATCTCTGATAGGTTAGAAATGATTAAAGACAAACTTTTTAACCGACGACTACGTTTATTTGCATTTTCATGACACGACACATTTCATCACTACATTTTAGTCTAAACGAGAGATGTCACCACTAAAAACTATTATAATcactttaatataaataatttataattaggTAGATAACATAATTTGACAATGCCATCATTAATTTTGTCGCTCACAAAATAATAACGAGTAATGTCTTGTCCTATCATGATATATAGAATTTACACACATCTTTTTTGCACTCTgattatcattattaattttgtaccACAATGTTGCTTCAAATCTTTATCTGCTATCTCATTGTACAAATTTCTAAGATATATTGATTCTTTTGTCCCATCTGAAATAGCCATGTACTCAGCTTCAGTACTACTCAAAGCaactgttttttattttctacttTGCCATGAAACAGTTCCATTTGCaaggttaaaaataaacccTGTATATGACTTTCTGTCTGTTATATTTGATGCCCAATCTGCATCAACAAAACCTACCAATTCAGAGTACcctttttcatattttaatttaattcttttagtttcttttaggtactttaaaatttgttttgcaGCCTTCcaatgtatattattataacaagTCCCTATTAAATTTACTCAAATAACTTACACAAtgcaatataataatagtagtaaaaattaatcactttaatcactctaattttaattcttctgtttcatttatattattagAAAGTACAAAAGAATCATCAACATACAAAGCAATAATAGCACtagtctacaaaaaaaaatcataaaatgtacaTTTGACGCCACTGTATTTTTCCTATGTAGTTTGGTTCCCTAAAcccaaaaattacatttaaaattttttccatGGATACGTTTTGgagctatgatttttttttaattttttttatttgatttttttattgatttagcTATGATTACTATTTGCAACATATCTCGAGTTAGATATGACCGATCTGGTCGTgctattcatcaaattaaagagtatTGTATAGCCAATAAATGGtattaatactttttccaATCGGTTcggtagttttaaaacaatggtccataatatctaaaaaacggatttttttagacaaaatgtgaaccaaaaattcattcaatatCCGTGGAGAGCCgcagaaaaattcttttttaccttctacgtaaaattttctcttttaagaaaacaacaaGGTACGCAGGATGAGAATCTATGgagaaattaccaaaaattatgATCTTCTATATGTGAGAGCACAGCTTTTTCCTGTACATGAAATTCCGCGCAACTAGACCGTTAGAAATTTGTAGGTTTCATATTTCGTACGTTTGTGAGATTTTACGTGTGGGAGCTATTCATACTTAAATTTCTTCCCGGAGAATCATGGTGACGTAAGTGACGAACATGGCGAAAGGTTCCAACAACAAATGAAGAATATTGAGCGGCGTTATCAGGGAATTTGGGATGAAATAATGATGGGAGACTATATATCTGGTTCCTCATAAGAAAGACGGATTCTCAAAGAAACAGAAGGCAAAGCGGGGGGCAAAGTTATTTCTAAGGCTTGTgtatacttttttattaatacctaAATGTTACAATCAAAATAAACTGAATGAGTCACTGTATTTCGtgctttttgagaaaaattacaGAAATAGGAAATGCTGGATGTTGCCGCTTTGACTCACAAATGATCATAATTTCGATATTTCTCTATAGGCTTTGGTAGTAAATACTGTCTTCCTATTGTAAAAGTACAAACTGTATCTAAAAAAAAGACGGAATTTTTGCGGTTCTCTTTTTGCGAGTGAATTTTAGAtagtaatttttgattaaccagaagtttttcaattcaaatatccaataaaaattgtagcattccgtttaaaataacgaagttgtagGCTACTTCCGGTACACTGGatgtggcagccatcttgaaattattttaaatcgcaAGTGTGGGATGAATAGTTCCTACATGTAAAATCTCAGAAACGTACGAAACATGAAGCCTAAAAATTTCTAACGGTCTAGTTGCGCGGAATTTCATGTACAGGAAAAAGCTGTGCTCTCTCATTAGAAGAGGGTAATTTCTCCATAGATTCTCATCCTGCGTACTTTGTTGTCTTCTTAAAAGAGCAAACTTTACGTAGAAggtaaataagaatttttctgCGACTCTCCACGGATATTGAAAGAATTTTTGGTTCACATTTTgtctaaaaaaatctgttttttacatattatggaccattgttttaaaactaccgAACCGATTGGAAAGAagtattaataacatttattggctactctttaatttgatgtgctattcatcaaattaaagagtcGACCAGATCGTGATTAATGTAGATCAGtattgttaaatacccgggtatttattttcaaaggtaaatttcctggatatatacccgggggtatttacccaagatgggtatttagaggtacttataaaatttaatttaaattcagttgttggcagttttgcaagcatttcaagaatgcagagtcgattatcgatacaccaaacttgtttataacatctacaagaattctacaatgacggtaaaattgcataaaaCTACTGAAGAGAGTGGAAGTAGAAaagtactgattgtgagtaaaacaagTTTACACACAGTTGATCATAGTCCTGCATTTTAACAACCAGATTGGATCCAAAAAAgcataaacattgatggcaaATACCTAAGTAATTTACGCTACGCCgacgatatagttcttattttggatagccttggagagatgAAACTAATGGTGAACGATTTGAAGGAggtgtgtgcaagagtcgggctaaatattaacgtaaagaaatcaaaatttatgacaaatctTGTTTCCAAGtctaacatcaacattggggataatgagattgagagggATAACAGCTATGTGTATCTTGgccatgaggttcgtgtatcgagaaataatcaaacaagcgaactaaacagcctacgggaaacttagagacatcttcaagagCGATATTCctatatatttgaaaagaaaggctttcaatcaattcGTGTTTCCCCTTATGACATACGGCTCCGAAACATTAACATCAACGGTAGCCACTGCCAGGAGGTtcaaagtaacgcaaagaccgaaatgaagacctatgaagaagaactggcgcaaatgatgtggtcaacattgtggcaaagctcaaCAATTGAATTCAGACAGCACAGAATAGAATCGAATGGAACATAGGGAAGGCCTATGTCCAACAATAGCTggatgataataatcataataacttgatctaatctaaattacgacagattcgTCTGATGATAAACGTCcatttcatcatcttcctcTTAATTTTTTCGGAATCTGAtgtatttttacttgtatcacttttatacgtactgtttgggtatttaccctgggccggggtaaatacccggataaatatccattttataaatacctacccgtcaggtatttacccagcgcccatcactgatATAGATACTCGAGATATGCTACAAATAGTCAACTTAcccctaaaaaaaaatcatagttCCAAAACGTGTCcagtagaaaatattttaaatgtgattttttggTTTAGGAAACCAAactacataagaaaaatatagtgcgtcaaatgtacattttatgaattttttttgtaggctAGTGTAGTTAACCAGTTATTATCAagtttaatatataaacaagGTTTATACTTTGATCTTTTGTAACCTCTCTTAATTAGAACATCaatctttttttgttgaagCTTTAGAAGATTGCTTAAGACCGTAAACAGCCTTTCTAAGTTTACAAACCTTTTTATCATCCACTATAAAACCATCAGTTTGTCTCATATATACACTTTCTTGTAGCTCACCATTGAAGAAAGCTGTTTTATATCTAAATTGTAAGATTCATATCCAAATTTGTTGATAATGCCGTCAAGTAGAATGTCTCAGAATCGCTACAAAAGTTTCTTCATAATCAATACCAAACTTTTGTGAAAACCCACTAGTCGCGCACGATAATATAACTTACCCGCACTATCACGGTTTTTCTTAAACACCCATTTATAATCCACAATAGTATTCTTCTCTGGCACCTCAGTCAATTCCCAAGCCTGATTTTCTTTGAAAGAATCCATTTCATCCAGCATAACCTCCTTCCATTTTTTTGGACCATTCAAGGCTTCACTCACAGAAATCggattttcatcaaaatcaGTTTCTTCCCTTTTATAGTAATATGTTACATAATCATCAAGAACCTTTGGTTTTGGTACTCTTTGAGATCGTAGTAATTCCCCTGCTGTCACATCATCTATTGCCTCAGGAACGTAGTCACTTTCATTCTCTAGCTCTTTATCTTCGTCATCAGAACACCTTGAATCATCTATAATTCCATCATTATCGTTTGTATTCCCCACTGAATCTGTACTTTCAAAACTTCCTTCTTCTCTCCTTGGTTCAGTATTTTGAATAACCAAGTCTATTTTCTGCTTGAATTTTTTTACGATGTTTACGTCTCTACTCAGAGTAACAATGTCACTATCAGGATCATAAATACGATATCCCTTTCTGTTTTCCCCATACTCTCcaaaatcatcttttttgcttttttgtcTCATTTTGTTCTCCTATTTATTAGTTGGATCCCATTAAGGTAGTCTAGAGTCAACTATAGTTAAGTAAAGAGTTGTTGTGCTTATATCAAAGaaatgaatgaaaataaataagtttaacTGCAGTCTTCAAAACTCATTCAATAAATGTTTAATGCCGTTACAATTTTGGCAGCATGTTTGTATCGTTATCCTGTTGAATTATTCACTTTTCTGATAGATCTAATTTGACATCACTTGTGGTAATATTGccctttaaaattattaaataatctcTCTGGTTCACTGTCGAGTTAATAAACACCAGATTACGACACCTGATGTCTATAAACAGAAAACACTTCTTATTGAACGCTTAattttggtatatttttatgtatcgCTCTTTTTATGGTACTAAACTTATCGGTTTGCTTATATAATGATTGTGACATTTTGTTTGCTATTTGAATTGCACTTAACGACGGATTTGTCTTCTTTTCTCTCACTGCTGCTCTATTGTGGATGTATGCAAGCCGATTTAATTGTCCAACAAGTGGTAAATCCTCTAGTGGCTTTTCCCATGATTTATCTCGTTTTGTACATTTCAATATTGGTTTAGTTTCCGCGATGAGCTTTGGTATATTTAAGCAATttcgaaaatataataataaaaactatgaACTATGAACaatgtttattacaaattatatgTTGATAACAAATGACCAATAAAAATCGAAGTGTATTTTGTTATTTGACtcctcaaaactttttattatcttaataTGTTTAACAggtattaaaaatgttacgaTATGTCAGGCTGATATTTCAAGACGTTTATTAGGTCatctatattttaattacttacaTAATAGATTGGATATGTTACATCATGAGATAAATTAAGCTAACTAACctaaataatgttatttttgatatctggATCATtccgataaatttaaaaagaaaacagaaaaacGGATAATTAGATGAAACAAATTGCGGTAAATAAATAACgcaaaaacaatttaatattttattgctcCATAAAACAAACAAACGATAAActaaatcaacaaattaattcgattattaattaaattcgattgattccatttaatatataaacaaaaCTTCTATATATTTGAAACAGTCTTTTTGAATGATAACATTAAACGTAAAAGtacatacaaataaaatatttgaataagataatattacaAAGTATGATAAGGAAGAATCGACTAAAAAAAGcctgttaatttatttatcaataaactaattttttgaaatcttgtCTACATGAacgaataatataaaataaggtACATAATACTAACTGAACGCGTAACAGAGCTATGTATAGTTGATTATGGAAGCTCTGAGTTAACTTCCTTTGCTCAATTCTATGATAATTTCAGAGAGGCAACTGTAACTACCAGCCAAAAGACCTACGAGGCCGAAAATAATCAAAGCAACGTTTTTCGTAAGATTTAAGCCACTGAGTTTATCTGAGTAATTAACGCATATTTCCATTATGGCTGGAAAAGCTATTCCTAAAGCTGAAAGGCAGAAAGAACCAAAGAGAGCAATGAATAAAGCTAGAAGAGGTATTGTTGCAGCGAGTacaactaaaatcaaaaagaataaattaataatgaattgATGAAATTGATCAAGTTGAAAATCTTACATGAAATAATCACAGCAATTATTCTTAAAACATATTCCCAAAGCAATTGGTGGCTGCTgttttctaaatgttttacTATGTATGTGTCCCACATAATTTGAACTGGTACGTACCCTTGTAAACCATAAGATATAAATATAGCGAGTGAGTAAAGAAGTTTTACAGCTTTAGCAggactaaaaaaataattcatataattaagcatttttctcgattaaaaatttcttacatGTCTTCTTTTGGGAAATTAAGTGTTATAGAATCCGCTGAATTTTCTCCATATCTCCAATAACCAAGGAAACCCAAACCAACATACAAAAGTACGATAACAACCATTGACATATTAAGAACGCCACAATAACCGCCGAATGACTTTGGCGTTTTCATGTTGTTTTCAACAGCTATAACCTAAACGGATTAAATTACACAATTACATGTactcattattattattaaattacttaCCACACCAACAGCTTCTAGCGCAAAAAGCGTCGTTCCAAAAAATAATGGGAATTTATACAATGTACTAAATGTGGGTACATTGGAAATTGGAGGAAGATCC
Proteins encoded in this region:
- the LOC111413403 gene encoding proton-coupled amino acid transporter-like protein CG1139; amino-acid sequence: MAKESLKLEPLGKKYNEEAGPGSPALAGDEFYDPHLHRNAPAPTTNTETMIHLLKGSLGTGILAMPYAFKNSGLINGFVFTIIIGFICTYCLHVLVNAQYVLCKRIKVPMLTYPESMKLALETGPPCLRPFAKYSPYLVDVFLVLYQLGICCVYVLFVAKNLKDVCDELTGSDLSLNIYMLILLIPFILINSIRNLKLLAPFSILANIITFASFGVVLYYIFEDLPPISNVPTFSTLYKFPLFFGTTLFALEAVGVVIAVENNMKTPKSFGGYCGVLNMSMVVIVLLYVGLGFLGYWRYGENSADSITLNFPKEDIPAKAVKLLYSLAIFISYGLQGYVPVQIMWDTYIVKHLENSSHQLLWEYVLRIIAVIISFVLAATIPLLALFIALFGSFCLSALGIAFPAIMEICVNYSDKLSGLNLTKNVALIIFGLVGLLAGSYSCLSEIIIELSKGS